The genomic DNA tgccacaattGTGGGACAGttgtaatgtttgaaaaatgtatagttAGCATGTTCATGCAATTAATATCAAAATGGTTTGTTTCTTTCACTATTTGTTTAGATAATCATAGTTTATAACATGCAATAATTTGGATTTTCATAgcttaatattgaaagtctgggtctgggaaagtttcaaacaatatattttatacataaaagtcatcttaaaagtaccaaaaacaaattataaaggCCTGATAAAAAGTtcccaattcagttttaatgagaccttcacataacaaaaagaaaaacccGGTGACACTTTATTTTAGTGTCCTTGTAacttaccctaaaccaaaccctaaccaTCAACCTATAAGTACATgatgttaattattattactcAGTACGTATGTGTGCAATTACACTggaacaaggacactgtaaaatatgaattttcatttttgggtacactgtccctttaaaacaatTATCAGCTGTGGTGACAAATGTCCAATgaaattttgcttctcaaataaatgtatcttgttttaaggatatctatatatttttactggaaaacaaggcaTTGTTTTACAGTGCGTCAATGTTGTTCTCTTTCTGAAAGCTTCAAAGTGTTGCGACCATCAGTAACGTAAAACGATCGCAGTGTATTGCTGGATGGCACAGAACCAAGAAATTCCACTCTTTAGAATTTACCTTGACCTCTATAGACTCCTGACCTTTAACCCTGGGGCAATTCGACACAGCACAGACTCCTAAACAACAGCAACATGCAAATAAGTTCACTTtcccatgtgtttgtgtgtttatgtgttgccttggtgagcatgtgtgtgtgtcacacatcACGCCAGGGTTAAAGGTCACCGGTAGAGTGAGGAAAACACACTAAGCAACATCACGTCACAACAAacacgacacacacacgcacacacacagcgaGGAGAGGGTAGACAGTAGAACAGTTAGAGAATATAAGAAGCAACATACAAACGCGAGATATGACACAACCTGGAGGAAAAGACAATACAGAGTGTGTGAGATccccctgaacacacacacacacacacacacacacacacacacacacacacacacacacacacacacacacacacacacacactctgcagcaggtgcagttcATACAATATGTAATTGCAGTGGATCTCATGTGACATTGAAACAGTGAATTATATTTGTTACACAACTCTACAATGTCCAACTTTATCCCATTCACAAGTCTTTCTCATTACAGAGTATGTTATACATCAGAGTTAAGATTGGGTTTCTGCCCTTTTCTGAGGTCCCCAACATTTGTCTTTCATATCCTAATGAATGAGACAGTAAGTATATCCTGTTGCTAATGCAACACCCTtggtttagaagaatattccaggttatttTCAAAGTAccgcatctgtggcatgctgtcgattaccacagaaaataaactCGACTATACTCCCTCAGTGTGTATAGACCATAGCCGTAATTTATGGTGGGGGTCCACTATCAATTTTGCCATGGCCATATTTTTCCCTCCCACTTATGAACACTTTATGAAAGCCATTTTTATGTGGATGTGTCTAATACGAGCGAATTGGGTGATTCTCTaaaatctgtcaagaaaatgtcctggttatatttaacacagagaaaaaaagaaaaaaagaaaaaaaaataaaaaatatatatatatatatatatatatatatgaaaaaatattttgcatacagAAAATGAAGCTATTTTTGCTTGTGACAATATTTTCAGGACACGTTAAGCACATTTTATACTGCAATTCTTCTTATGTCTTATGTCTTAGTAACAagacattttttacaaattttaatttttattattattaaaatcagtgaaaatgAAAGGTAGTACCAAGGGGGTGCtattataatgtataaatacaatttaaattttaaaaaatgtcatgttgcaGTAATGgcaatatcataatgaccatctttttcgCATTGCGGAATCGCATTGTTGGgtaaaatgtgtgtaactgtcatgaaaattatgtcacaatGTTAAAAAACATCAATGGCCCTTATAAATAggctatatgcaaaatataactgTCTacgtttcttttgattttggagtaaaaataggaccaggacattttcttgaaaggttttgtgagaatcactcaGCTGCCTCAAATCCAGTGATATCGTataacaaaatgcaaacaaatgtgccCTGACGTACAGCTGCAATTGCCACCAGAAGCAGCAGATGTGAGGATTACGccataatgttgttttttttttaccagtttaTCTGTGCCCTTATTAACGTATTATTATGtagaaaaatcattatttttaatctGAATGCAATTCATAATAAATTGTTGACTTTTGGAATGAGCAAATGCTCAACTAAGGCCACacccacactaatctgttttccaAAGCATGCAGTAGtggagagcatttttgaaagtctccattttcagtGGAGAAAACACCGTTCTAGTGTGGACGAGAGGTGTAAACGTATAGTGAAATAAATGTGTTTCAAactaaaacgtattagtgtgaacGTGGCTGTAGGTCATATCAACACTACTTTTTCGGTACAGTTTTTCGGTTTCTTAAAGTCATCATTTATTCTTAAAGTATGTGGTATTGtacagcgttttttttttttgtggacgaAAACGGTGTTatggtgtggatgagaggtgtaaacgaaGCGAAATGTAtgcgttttcaaaataaaatgtattagtgtggacgtggcctaaaacAAGTGTTATGGtgtctttactttttttttaaagttctggtggtggtgtagtgtctaaaccacataactggtaaactgataatcagaaggtcactggttctatccccacagcctccaccattgtgtccttgagcaaggcacttaattccaggttgctccggggggattgtccctgtaataagtgcactgtaagtcgctttggataaaagcgtctgccaaatgcataaatgtaaatgtttacagtagtacacttacaatggaagcctaACAGCCCTAAGAACAAAACGAAACAATGTTTCAAACATACTGTATAGCAAAGTGCAGCGGTATTGCAGTAGTGTTCTGCAAATGGAAACAATTGCaaattgggtttggaacaaaatgaggagtGAATGGTGTGAACTATCCCATTTAAGTTAAaaataacctggaatattcctttaacatgtctTATATATTTGACCCATTGTCTACTGTCCTTTGGACCAAATGGTGtcagacaaatgctttttttttttgcaatctcAGTTTTGTTTTTGCTGAGTGCATGCAACAGTATATGTCTTGTTTAAAACTGGTGATGCATTTCCCCCAATGGACACATGATTTGACTGTACAGAGTGGAACAGTCAGCAGTTTAATTCAACAGTTTGCACAAATTTAAGGTTGCAAATGTATCTGTCACAGTGTTTGGAATCCAACCTTAAACTCATATTCAGTGACATCATAAACATTAGATTCATTTTCCTTTAACAGATGAAACTAATGACAGTTTGTTAGGATAACAACACAACACTGACACAGCAATTTACACTCAACAACACACCCATATAAGTTTAgtttttgtaagtgtgtgtgtatgtagttgTGATGTTAAACATAGCTTATTCTGTTTCATTTGAAATGAAAAATGAGTGTTTAggtgcatgttttttttgtatgttttatgggTTTTGCATTTACTGATTTGGTGTTTACCTCTGACAGCTATGGTTTGATCCACGAGGAGGCGGAGTTTGCATTAAAGTCCTGTTGCAACATGGAGCCTTCCAGCTTATTCCATTCCTCTGAGAGGGGTGGATCGGGGGCCACCGCCAGGGCTCCCGACTCTAACGTGGCAAACGGAGTTGGGTTGCGGTGGGGGTGGAAGAGTTTTTGTGGGCGGCAATCAAGGGCAAATTGGGTTTGGGGAATTAGGTGTGCATGGTTTGGATATAGGAGGGTGTAGTCAGTGTTTTTGTGGGTACAGAGGGGAAGAGGTGCAGGGAGGAGATTTGTGTGGTTGTTTGCGGGGTGTTGCATGTGATAGAAGATTTGTTGTGTTGATATCAGTGAAATAAAGGCAAACAGAATATAGGATTGCGGAAAACGCATGGAAAGAAAAATGAAAGCAGTTGAGAATACGGAAGAAGACAAAGGATAAAAATAAAGAGGATAGTGCATTGAAGACAAATAAAGAGAGGCGGGATCAAAAAGACAGAGATAGCAAAGTGGcagacaaaataatgattattagattatttttaagaaaaatgatTGAAACAACAAAAGATGTGCAAAAATCCAGAAAGTATAGAAAGAAAAGCTAGAGTCAGtgttgggttaaaaaaaaaagtccccgTAGATTATTGTGGTTATAAGGGTGTTTGAGTAACTTGGGTACTCATGAAAAGAACCAAACAGACCCCTTAAAGTGGACCAAAAAGTGAAAGTAGTGGAAACGAACCTAGTTCACTTTACATTCACACTGTCCCTGGCCTTAAAAGTGGATTCAGATATCATTTCCATTTcgctttttgatttgtaacaagtaGCATGTTATGAaggtttttaaaatagttttacaaaTCTACTTTACAAATCTAAATTATTTGACTTGTATGTTTTTACTACTtttgcaacaaaatctcaatgttctctctttgcactgtcaatcaaacaagtAATAGCCAGTCCTGAGGCATTTTACTATTCAGAAATTGGCATAATTAATTCTAATAAtgaagtaatggccagcatcgtctaatcactgccaaccatattaaaaataaaattaaacattataaattctgaatctaggtactgattatcattgccccatgtctgccaaacatgttgagtggtccaaacatcatctgcagcctgaaactgaacttttgataggaagtttggattacacttggcttcataggaaagctataggatgttcacttgctccctatttagtgaatgacagcctccagtgtgctgtcggtCTGCACTAGTCTCAGAACTGTTCGAAATGCACCGTATATTCATCGTAAtgtcatataaagcctctgaaaacaaatgtatttttctcaATGTCCAATTAAAACCTTGTGTtattgtacacattagtgtacattgtgtttatcagAGTGGCGTTTCAAGATAAATCGTTCAAATTTTTCAAAtgtcatatcggatgaaactagagactctaatcttttgactcaaacatgtttcagtgtaaaaacgtaATTTGGTTTctaaccagatgtagttttgttggcgtttctcaccaaagacaaactctgctgtgatcagtgccatgttgttttCTCACATGACTCCATATATCAAcattttaaccctttactgacagcacacatTCTACTGAACTGAGAACAGttgatttaaattatattaaattatgcgttgcgtatagaCAAGCCACAATACACTGTCCACGCACGTATAAACAGGGTCGCCCAAGGTATTTTACTTTACTTAATTTACTTACTTTATTTACTTCCTTACTttgattactatatatatatatatatatatatatatatatatatatatatatatatatatatatatatatatagaataaactAGTAATAAACTTTGATGCATTGAAAGGAAAATTATGGAAATGGAAATATAAAGTGAACCAGGTGTGCTTATGTTATGTGCACAATACGGCATAAGCTACATGCACTGCATACTTAAAATGAAATGCTCAGGAGGTGGTCTTAGCTTGTTTCACATTAAAGGGGTCTTAATTTGGAGTTAATTTGGAACATTCACATATAAGCCAAAATACTTGCAAACTACTCTCAGATCACAAACCAacaaagtgtgaaagcaccctgagAGTTTAAGTTGTTATATAATCTGTATTTTTGGCTCCACTTGCTGAGACGCCACAGTGGAATCAAACAAGCTTTCAGAGAGTTGGGCTTCAGAGTGCTTTAAAGTGTGCAATGTTTTTTTGGAGGTCACTATGTGATGTTGATGTGTTCAAATCAGCGTTGGGGTAATTAGAatggaaaattatatttataagtgTTGATCTGTATTTAAGTTTAACGGGTTTATTAAAACACGATTATGAGACAACTAGGCTGAGACTGTGGCACTGTTGTTTGCCTtcactgtgtgactgtgtgactgtgtgaatgtgtgtcagtgtgtgtaagCAGTGTACAGAAGTGTAAACATACCTTTCCGCACATTTCCATCAGTGGGTCTGAACTCTCGCGTGTTGAGGAGGAAGCAGGCTCTGTCCTGCTGGTAACGCTCTCGGGTCCGGCCCATCGGGCTTCGCTCGTCTGGACTGAGAACCTGATCGATTGTTGGACAGTCCTCATTTGCTAGAGCGGCACTCGCTGCATCACCGTTCTGCTTTGAGTCTGAAGAGAGAGATGAATGAaacagatacagagagagagagaactgaagGGAGGAGGCAAAAGACAAAACACGGcgctaaactgcaaaaaaaaataaaaaacatttgtaatcaGCATTTTTTCGCTTGAGTTTCAGTAAACAAATCGAAACATATAAAACTAGATAAATggacttttaaatatatatttttaattgattaaGATATTTAAACTTATAATCAGAGAATATACTGTATCTTAAATTTAAACAACATGAGTTTTAGCTTGTGAGTTTTAGGGTTATGTTTTTTTgggcttatttaaaaaaagatatggTTGCTTGTTAGGAAAATCTGACCAGCTACTTCACGTTTTTACATTTATGGTCGCTGTTTTCTCCATTGCATTGATTGACACTGTCTGCTCACAGTCTCACAATAATATCAGTGCTATAGTGTAACTCGCCCTCCCTCAAATCCCCAAGTGGACCAATCCCGCCCTTCCTCCCCCTCATTGGAGCAAAATCTCCTAGTATTCAAGCAGCATGCATACACTGCCACCGGTGTcatctcttctctagcttctccaagactttctaccctgtcatttatttaatgtttatttagtcTGTATACtgtctgtatactgtatgtgtggtacagtatgagtgcatgttaaTCTCACCTCTGTTAATTTCAATAATTTCCTCCTGAGCTAGTGGGCAGTCTCCCGTCAGCCCGCTTGACCCCAGCACACCACCCAGCACATTACCCAGGATCCTCTGGGGTGAGGCTGTCGCCATGGCGAGGGCATCCGGCTTGCAGTAATTGGGCGAGCCGGGTTGCGGCGCTCGTGggatatgtttatttttctttttgggcAGCTTCTGTTTGGCCATGGCAAGAGAGTAATACATGCCGAAGTTATTGACAATCACAGGCACTGGCATTGCAATAGTCAGCACGCCCGCCAGGGCACACAGCGCCCCCACCAGCATGCCCGACCAAGTCTCCGGGTACATATCTCCATAACCCAAGGTGGTCATGGTAACCACAGCCCACCAGAAACCAATGGGGATATTTTTAAAGTTGGTGTGTTTGCTTGCCGTAGGGTCGTCTGGACTTGCTCCTATCCTCTCAGCATAGTAGATCATAGTGGCGAAGATGAGAACTCCAAGCGCGAGgaagatgatgaggaggaggaactCGTTGGTGCTGGCGCGAAGCGTGTGTCCAAGAACACGCAAGCCCACAAAGTGACGAGTCAGCTTGAAGATGCGTAGAATCCGAACGAACCGCACCACGCGTAGGAAGCCCAGGACGTCTTTCGCTGCTTTGGAGGAAAGCCCACTCAGTCCGACCTCTAGGTAGAAGGGCAAGATGGCAACAAAATCTATGATGTTTAACGAGCTCTTGAAGAACTCAACTTTGTCAGGACAGAAGACGACGCGTGTGAAAACCTCGATGGTAAACCAAATCACGCACACTCCCTCCACGTACATCAACCAACTGTCCGTGACCACTTCGTGTACGATCTCCTCCTTCGTAACGTTCCCCTCTGTAATATTCTCAGTTTTGTTATAAATGGTGTTGAAAGCTTCATGTGTCTCCATGCAAAAAGTGGAAATGGAAATAAGGATGAATAGAAGGGATCCAAATGCCACATACTGAAGAACGAGAAACAGAGAATCAGAAAGACATAGTTAGTTTGAAGTAACAAACATCCATTATTCCAGTAAGTAGTCACTTAGTGGACacgtttatccaaagcaacttacagtacacttattactgGAACAATACCCCTTAAgattaagtgctttgctcaagggcacaatggtaatAGCTCGTGACTCACTTCTTACAGGGCTTGAACAAACATCCTTCTGGTTACAAGCCCTGgtttttagccactacgccatgGTGGGAActccaaaacattttatataactaTATAACAGAGATGGATCCATCTCTGTAACATAGACAGGATTCGAGGCACACTTAAGTTGCAAATACATACACTTGAGGCTCAGAACAAATTTTGAGACTAGCCTTGGACTCCGATTTAGAACTCCAAAGATATTCTCATTCTGATGAGTGGATACCACCCACAAACTCATAGACCCCTTAAGATGATATTATATTTATGAATTGCCTTTGGAAAAGATGGGAATATATGTTACTTCTCTATACTGGCTAATGCATACTGTAGTTTGTCCTTTAGATTACAGGATCTgtcaattacattattttatttcctCTAGACCTTGACAGTTTGTGTATGGCAGATCAGTTTTTATAGCCATATTGACAATATATAGCTTCAAGTATCTGTGACACCACATGAACCCCAATGACCTAACCCTAAGGACTGGTAAAACAATACCTTTCTATAAATTGAGACAGATCATAGCTTTACATACAAAGCATAGCGAAGGAATATCTAATGTCCAGACAAGACCCTCCAAGAACTGTTTCTGTAGCTCAAGTGGTAGAACATGGTGCTAGTAATgcaaaggtcatgggttcaattcccagaaaaaaacacatactgataaaatgccTTTGCTTTGAATACAAGCGTCTGCtaaatggataaatgtaaatgttgacccAGACCAAGAGTAAACCCTTCAAGACCAAGACTAAGACTATGCAGGTCCAGACTAGTCCTTTGCAggcccagaccaagactagacctctCAAAACCAAGACAAGACTTAAGACCcagaccaaacaacatttaagaCCATAAGGTCAAGGCTCAAACGTTATCCCCAACAGTTACACATGCAAGCCATCATGATGTCTTCACTAAATAGCCTATCGGACTATAAGGAATTCTGGTTCTATACTAAGATGACCAGAACTTGTCGGACTaatggcaattttccactgcacgttacggttcgtctcgactctactcgctttacttttctgagcttgcttttccactgctgtttagtgccacctctacatgggtgggattataggctgattgtcatagctGCACcgtctctactgccgtgacatcatcttaaacgagacacaaatcaataaacaataacacgaccattAGCTGTTTGCTACTAGCTCcatgtgctgcataaagcagttgctgcatggtgattttacacaagtgtaacagttaaattgacctgtttgttttagaagcttccagtagctggtcaactaaataaagtgaagctttcaagcagagtacagagttaacgtaacaaaacgtaccatcctccatcgtggactccagccgttgttgagtccagggcactctccctcccattgctcgccagtctagATAGCGTTCATTTGTATGAacaacttccacttttccttgatggtgctgtagtcacttttaagttttgtttttttacttttccctacactgtagGTAGGCCCGGTGGTAAGCGTGTCTCAgttgtgcggccaacagctgagacacttcctgaaagacatttTCATGTCGTTCGTCGCTAACAAGAAGAACGTCCGCACCTCGATTATTGACCAcgccgtggttttgcgcacagccaattctttttacaatttgaaagtcgcatgaacaaatgatactgctatcgctgagctaactttaaaactagcaggttttaatccagtgatgctggtagtgacaattctctctgaccaatcagtgatctgcagggttttgacatcacatttagtatcggctcggctcgcttggaacctcgaccaaggtggtactaaaaaagtaccaggtaccaggtactatccacagtggaaaaacccccaaaaagcgagcagagtcgagttgagtcgagttgtaccgtgcagtgaaAAAGCCCCATTAGAAAACATTTTTCTCTCATGTTTGGCCTGAACACATGCATTGATCACTTCACATTTGTCTTCACTTTGTTATAAAGTCTTGAGTTTTACTGATTTTTAAAAGTTCCCTCACACTGATTAGGACAAAATGTACAAGTTTTTGCAATTGtcattgatcttttgacatataaaagGGCAtaatactataaaaacatactgcaattttcagaactcaaaactgtcTCCTAACAGCAAAAAGagtatttgttgaaaccaagctgctaaAACGactctctacttcctccacattatgatgtcacactgtggtagacatttatATTTGACAGCCTCAAAAACAACACAGCAATGCCTAAATTATGTTATCACTTCCGTATCCCGCCCAGTAGCAGTGAGATGGCATGTAGAGAGGGCaagtcagtcaagagcagtgagccaatcataacagtgggtgtttacggtcaagtcttaaaggagaagcagcaccaaaaccgagtgtttctggcagagggtcagaatgagggtggaaaatgataatgtttacaaatatattactctatttttgtgcaaaacactttactaatattataagtgaacgaacaaaagaaagaaaagtgttAATACAACATCAAACACATACTGAACAATGCATTTATAtaaagatcacacacacacacacacacacacacgtttccaTGTtctatggggactttccatagacataatggtttttatactgtacaaactatatattctatataaccctcacagaaaactttctgcatttttacattttcaaaaaacataatttagtatgatttataagctccctcatggggaccgacaaaatgtccccacaaggtcagggttttactatccttatggggacatttggtccccacaaagtgataaatacacactcaaacacacacacacacacacacacacacacacacacacacacacacacacacacacacacacacacacacacacactcacacacacacacacacacagagccacTCATAAGATGTTCCAGGCAAAAAGGACACACAGGGTTGAAAGCTTCTCCTCCACTCCACCCCTCTATCTGCTCGCTCCATTTATCCCTTCATCCAAGACTGCTTTGTTTTACAGGCTGGCCAGGATttgcactgaacacacacacacacacacacacacacacacacacacacacacacacacacacacacacacacacacacacacacacacatacagaatatAGAAACACACTTTCATAccacatttctgtattttttgcatttatttatctcACTGCAATACACATAATCATTCCAAATGAAGATACATATTTGGAATTATGCATtcaagaataaaaacaaaaacagagtaAAAAAGTATAGATGAAAAGGGATCCAAAACAGACATGTCATTAAGACATATGTGAAGAGGACAGGTACAGATCTCACGTGAACAACTGAAATACCTGTCTCATCCATAAGCcccccattctctctctctctctctctctctctctctcagtatttGTCTTCAGTCTCAACCTGACCTAGTTACAGACTGCTGCAGTAACCAGTTTCCACAGCCCAGGTCCCCCTCTCTTCCcatgcagctctctctctctctccctctcttaatATATCATAGCACTGCTGTTCAAGGCTCAATATTGGCATCAAAAACTAGAGCATGAGGTGGTCGATAAACCAGTTAGCATGTGTAAGTCTTACACTCTAGCAGATTACTGTCATTTTCTCTATATAGGaacaacatttgtttttcaacAATTAGAACAAATGAGCTACAGGTACGGAATTACCGTCATTACGAGATTCTGACTTCTAAAACCTGTTCACATCTTCATAAAACTCATGAATTAATGAGTTAACCCTTTAagtataaaataattatcaaCATATtgataactacagtcttgaccaactcaaaataggtattgttttaaagcttagaagctgaaCTTTAAAATGCATGAAGGCAATTTTACATTCAATTTAcaaacaaatcagaagtgttccattttgatcatttattaatatttttaactgctcatattattgcaatcggaaaaaacatcaaactgatcataTAGCCATGtgtcattggaaagctctcaaagagtagaaaactaccagcctatttgttttactcacagacaaatatATAGCGAGtaatatgtctttgacatacatgttgttgcttatttgccacatttttgcttataacttcacaaaaaattagCAGAACATagaatatcacataccattacttaggaGAGGCGATTATCTTTAAAATGAGCCTGCACACAATGTAATCAGATGCATAGCTCGTttgataatccacacaaagcactggctaaaaacacattagctttgctggatcagatgacttcctctgaatatatatatttttttaatgcccCATGTCATTGAATGATAAATCCTattgtattaggattcagatcactgCAATGAGAGGTGGAAGTAattcaaatatgggcagagaagaTCATtaactctaattacatatggccaccaggagatggtgccaatacatgacacagactcaatgatgacttaaatgacacagaatggaactgaatgagatctcattactcatgcctgcgtgctttggagagagagcatacctttagtcattgctgtatttgtatgtgtaattagatcttatgtacaattattttgttttatttgtttaaaaggcTTTTGGAAATTCAGCTAGTGGCGTGAAGATATCTCTCAGATATAAATGCCATTACTTTGCCTTTTATGTCTGATTCTGTGTTAAAATGTTCCTGACCAAATAATAAATTAGATGTTAAAATCACTGTAGTGTGAGATATAATGTCACTTCTTGCCAGCTTAACACAAAAACTTTGTTGATAGTTTGAAATAAAGTTCTAATGAACAATACACATAAATAAACtcttattacatttaggaccattaactTTTACCAGTCTGACGTAACGATAAATATGATGAGATCACTGAGGTGTGTGCTGTGATGTCACTTCCTACAAGCTTGATAAAAAACTTTGTTGATGGCttgatataaatgttttaatcaatAGAACACCCTCACATGATCACTCATTTaatggatagttcccccaaaaccTGTAAGACAT from Xyrauchen texanus isolate HMW12.3.18 chromosome 41, RBS_HiC_50CHRs, whole genome shotgun sequence includes the following:
- the kcnc3b gene encoding potassium voltage-gated channel subfamily C member 3b isoform X2; translated protein: MLNSVCVSSFKGRKGGNKTSNKACYSADMTCPSESEKIVINCGGVRHETYRSTLKTLPGTRLSWLTEPDAFCNFDYDPKSDEFFFDRHPSVFSFILNYYRTGKLHCPNDVCGPLFEEELAFWGIDETDVEACCWMNYRQHRDAEEALDSFENPEPEVPEDDPAALAGDGDLKRLCMQEDARKMGWWRVWRPRIWALFEDPYSSKYARYVAFGSLLFILISISTFCMETHEAFNTIYNKTENITEGNVTKEEIVHEVVTDSWLMYVEGVCVIWFTIEVFTRVVFCPDKVEFFKSSLNIIDFVAILPFYLEVGLSGLSSKAAKDVLGFLRVVRFVRILRIFKLTRHFVGLRVLGHTLRASTNEFLLLIIFLALGVLIFATMIYYAERIGASPDDPTASKHTNFKNIPIGFWWAVVTMTTLGYGDMYPETWSGMLVGALCALAGVLTIAMPVPVIVNNFGMYYSLAMAKQKLPKKKNKHIPRAPQPGSPNYCKPDALAMATASPQRILGNVLGGVLGSSGLTGDCPLAQEEIIEINRDSKQNGDAASAALANEDCPTIDQVLSPDERSPMGRTRERYQQDRACFLLNTREFRPTDGNVRKVLSF
- the kcnc3b gene encoding potassium voltage-gated channel subfamily C member 3b isoform X1; the protein is MLNSVCVSSFKGRKGGNKTSNKACYSADMTCPSESEKIVINCGGVRHETYRSTLKTLPGTRLSWLTEPDAFCNFDYDPKSDEFFFDRHPSVFSFILNYYRTGKLHCPNDVCGPLFEEELAFWGIDETDVEACCWMNYRQHRDAEEALDSFENPEPEVPEDDPAALAGDGDLKRLCMQEDARKMGWWRVWRPRIWALFEDPYSSKYARYVAFGSLLFILISISTFCMETHEAFNTIYNKTENITEGNVTKEEIVHEVVTDSWLMYVEGVCVIWFTIEVFTRVVFCPDKVEFFKSSLNIIDFVAILPFYLEVGLSGLSSKAAKDVLGFLRVVRFVRILRIFKLTRHFVGLRVLGHTLRASTNEFLLLIIFLALGVLIFATMIYYAERIGASPDDPTASKHTNFKNIPIGFWWAVVTMTTLGYGDMYPETWSGMLVGALCALAGVLTIAMPVPVIVNNFGMYYSLAMAKQKLPKKKNKHIPRAPQPGSPNYCKPDALAMATASPQRILGNVLGGVLGSSGLTGDCPLAQEEIIEINRDSKQNGDAASAALANEDCPTIDQVLSPDERSPMGRTRERYQQDRACFLLNTREFRPTDGNVRKATGYEKSRSLNNISGMAGSALRLTPITSMPFDPYEAPGPLRRCRSPIPSIL